The stretch of DNA CTCAACATCCTATCTGCAATAACCAATCTCTTCCCTATGGAAGTAGAGAGGAAATTTTCCGACCAATTAGAATCCTTTTTAATTGAATCTAGCGCTTCACTAAAAATTACGTCTAATAAATGATTTTCTGCAAACCCCTGAAAAATAAGTGAAGTCTTCCAAGTTCTAAAAATTTTATTGTACTCTTCTAACATTCTGGACTGAGAGGCTTTTTCTATTTCAAAGCGATTTTTCTTTATAGAAGTTTTTATCTTTTTGTCCATTTCTAATCCGTGCAGAATGCTAAACTTAATTGCTCGTAACATTCTAACCGGGTCTTCCTTAAAAGATATTTCAGGGTCTCCGATAGGTCTTAGAATTTTATTCTGAATGTCTTCTACACCACCTACATAGTCGATGATAGATTCGTTTCTTGGGTCAAAGTAGAGTGCGTTGATTGTAAAATCTCTTCTTGCTGCGTCTTCTTTTGCGGTTCCGTAGCTATTATCTCTTTTTAAAAGATAATCTTTGTCGCTACTCGCTTTTTTTAATCTGTGTTCTGGAAGAGAGCGAAATGTAGAAACTTCTATGATTTTTCCTTTAAACAGTATATGTACAATTTTGAATCGTTTTCCAATGATTCTACAGTTATTGAAAACCCCTCTGATTTGATTGGGAGTAGCACTTGTAACTACATCAAAATCTTTAGGTTTGCGACCAAGAAGCAAATCTCTGACACAACCACCTACAAGATAGGATTTATAGCCGAATTTATTGAGCCTGTGGACGATCTTTAGAGCGTCTTCGTCTATAGAATTTTTGCGAATCGTATGGGATTCCCTGTAATATCTCTTTCCTTCCGGGTATCTGAGAATATTTTCAACTGTTATATTTTTTCTGTTGAAAAGATTATTAAAAAAATCAATCATGCTATAGTATATCGCAAATATAGTAAATTAAGCGTTGGAGGCAAGCAAAATTTAATCTTTTAAACAAAAGATTCGATTTTTCTATACACTGTATTGTCCGAAAAGGAATTTCAAATACACTTGAGTTATTCTGAGCGTTTTTTGCTTTTTCAGAGGCAATTTCGTAAAAATTTCATCAAATTTATACAAAAAGGTCATATTAAAATATCTTTATTGTTCGTCCCTCATAGCGAAAAGAACATCATCAAAATCGAAATTTCTTATTTTACGGTATTTTTCATATTCTTTTTGGCTATAGCATTATCTGTTGTAAGCATATTTTTAACCATTAAGTTTAACTTTTTGGATAAGGCAGAGTTGCACCAAGAGGAAGTCAATCAGAATAAAAACCAGTTCTTGCTTTATTACATGATGGCAGAAGAGTTAGAATCTACTTTGAGTAAGCTGTCCACAAATTCTCACGACCTAAATCAGTTGGCTTGGGAGCAATACCAAAAAGATTCTGTGTTAGAAAATGACTGGATCGAAGCTGAAAGGAAGATTTCATCCGAAATAGAAGAGTCTGATTCCAATATGAATCTTTACAGAGAATCTGTAAAAAAAATTTCCATAATAGAGAATAAGTTGAGAAAATTAGTTCCCGTATTCCAGAACGCTATGGAGTATTTGGATACAAGAGAAAGTATTTTTCAGTCCATGCCGAGAGGAAGACCTCTTCAACCGGGAGTAGGTAGAGTTACTTCTTCTTTTGGAGACAGATTTGATCCATTTGGTTTTGGTGAGGGGGAATACCACAATGGAATCGACCTAGCGTCCGGAGAAAAAACTCCGATTTACGCAACAGCCCCCGGAATCGTAGAGTCTGAAGAATCAGAGGGAGGACTCGGTAAGAGTGTTAGGATTAATCACGAAAACGGGTTTTACACTCTATACGGGCATTGCTCGGCTATTCTTGTTACTAAAGGAATGCAGGTGCAGAGGGGAGATAAAATAGCTCTCGTGGGTGCAACAGGGAAGGCTACCGGAAATCACTTACACTATGAAGTTCATATCGGTATGGATCCACCTTTGGATCCTGTAGAATTTATTAATATGGATTAAGATTCTTTAAGAAAAAATCCCTTGATTGCAAAAGATAAATTGAGGCACTAGTAATTATGATAGATAGAATTCCAATTCCAAACCCTTTCGGCTGGGAGGGTCCATCCTCTTTTAGTATTTTAATGATGCTCGCTTTTTTAGCAGCTTCCTATTTACTTCCGAGGGAGCTAAAAAGAAGGGGGCTTGTTCCTGAAGCATCCGACTGGATTATTTTCCTTGCTATTTTTGGAACTCTTATAGGTACAAAAGTATTTTTTATTTTTGAAATCTGGGATCAAATATTTGTAGAGCTACCCGGATTTGACGGTAAGTATCTATATCCTCTTACTCATTGGAATGGTTTTCCAGGACAACCGGGACTTTGGAATTCTCTTTTTTCCGGAGGAGGACTTGTATTCTACGGTGGATTTTTAACCGCAATCCTGTTCATTCTATTGTACTTTCGAAAAAATAATATGGACTATGGGAATTATTTTGATGCAATGATTCCATCTATGGCGATTGGGTATGCGATAGGGAGATTGGGTTGTTTTGTTTCTGGTGATGGTTGTTATGGTTTTCAAACAGACTCTCGGATTCCATTACTTGTTTTTGAATTCCACGGCGCTCATCCATCCGGAGTTCCTGTTTGGAATACTCCAATCATCGAAGCCTTTGTTTCTTTTCTGTATTTTGTGTATTTTCAGTATTACGCAAAATTTCAGAATTTCAAAAAATGGGGGTTGTTTTCTCAATACTTGATTTTCCATGGAATTGCAAGACTTTTAATAGAATTCATGCGTGTGAATAAGGCAGTCATTCCTTTTATAAAACCACCCGAGTTAGTCAATATTCCTGATGCTTCAGGAAACCCGGCATTTTTAAAAGGATACTACTGGCATGGATTTTCTCAAAGTCAATATATTTCTATTGCACTGATTTTGGTGGGAGCTTTTGCAATCATAAAATTTAAATTATATGAAAAAGAAAAATCGGCTTGAGATATTTTAAAATTATTACACATCAAAAAAAAGTTTTTGTGTAACTTGCTTTTTCCCGACTGGATCGATTTTTTGAAAGATTACTATAAATGGCGTACCTGCAAAAAGTCGTTTTTTGAAAAAGCAATTGTTCAAAAAGCCAATAAAAGTGCCATTTTCTAGCGTTGTAAAAAGCCCTGAAAGGGGTTTTTGTAGTAGCGTCATAAATTTATTTGAAGATTGACTTTTTACGGGACACTTGCATATAGGGTTATGATGCTAAAAATTTTACGATATATTTTTATTTGTTTTCTATTTATTCTTTTCGTAAACGCGACTTGTCACAGGGGAAGAAACAGGGATTGTCCCCCCGGCCATAGAAAGCAAGGACTTTGTATCCAAACCGAAATAAACAATCCTTTATCTCCAGCTTAGCCTTACATCTTTTTTATCCGGGTTTTTTTCAAAAAAATCTGGTTCTGGAATAAGGAGTGCTTCTTTGAGCGTAGATGGAACTTCTATAACTTTTTTTTCTGCAAGGTGCACACAAACAAGTCTCATCTGAGCCTGAAATATTGTGTCTGGAATTTGAAAAATATTTATTTCCTTATCCGATAAATTTATTTTTGGATAGGACTTGGTTATGGATTGATAAATTTTTATACTGCTTTTCTTGCAGGCTGTAAAATGGGTGACTACGTACAATTTTTCTTCTAAAAATGCGGGTTTTAAATATTTAGAAATTATTTCAGCAACTACAAATACGAAGCCTTCACTCATAAATTTTCCGAAACTATAATCTGAGTCTATTAACCCTTGAGAACGACCTCTTTCTAAATATTTTAAATAATTCGGGTGATGAACACCTCCACCCGCATCAATATCTTCAAACGCAACTACCAAAGGGTAGATGTAAACTCTATCAAATTTCATTTTTCTAAATCCTTTTTAGTTTTTTTGACAACTTTTTTTATGATTATCTTCATTTTCTCTATAAAAA from Leptospiraceae bacterium encodes:
- the pcnB gene encoding polynucleotide adenylyltransferase PcnB, with the translated sequence MIDFFNNLFNRKNITVENILRYPEGKRYYRESHTIRKNSIDEDALKIVHRLNKFGYKSYLVGGCVRDLLLGRKPKDFDVVTSATPNQIRGVFNNCRIIGKRFKIVHILFKGKIIEVSTFRSLPEHRLKKASSDKDYLLKRDNSYGTAKEDAARRDFTINALYFDPRNESIIDYVGGVEDIQNKILRPIGDPEISFKEDPVRMLRAIKFSILHGLEMDKKIKTSIKKNRFEIEKASQSRMLEEYNKIFRTWKTSLIFQGFAENHLLDVIFSEALDSIKKDSNWSENFLSTSIGKRLVIADRMLSEREELTPVIFFALIFTDIVSNSIKKDSKNIVQSIKTGLEPICSRLGIAKRDKDRLLKIFASQNRFLKTDDKMAAQNEFFRKKDFFYEAFMIFKINAITENDETSIQAAFFWEISTRTRPPRSAIHQPKTHHSGGQKSGKGNRFHKGNPNSNKRKFEHEKHNTPAPPSEQDENSTIHESIEVEAGAEVESSKQGKISPHPKRHRHFRRNSKFHKEKRNQDTQSRNEENTGEAS
- a CDS encoding acyl-CoA thioesterase, with protein sequence MKFDRVYIYPLVVAFEDIDAGGGVHHPNYLKYLERGRSQGLIDSDYSFGKFMSEGFVFVVAEIISKYLKPAFLEEKLYVVTHFTACKKSSIKIYQSITKSYPKINLSDKEINIFQIPDTIFQAQMRLVCVHLAEKKVIEVPSTLKEALLIPEPDFFEKNPDKKDVRLSWR
- a CDS encoding M23 family metallopeptidase, translating into MHLSYSERFLLFQRQFRKNFIKFIQKGHIKISLLFVPHSEKNIIKIEISYFTVFFIFFLAIALSVVSIFLTIKFNFLDKAELHQEEVNQNKNQFLLYYMMAEELESTLSKLSTNSHDLNQLAWEQYQKDSVLENDWIEAERKISSEIEESDSNMNLYRESVKKISIIENKLRKLVPVFQNAMEYLDTRESIFQSMPRGRPLQPGVGRVTSSFGDRFDPFGFGEGEYHNGIDLASGEKTPIYATAPGIVESEESEGGLGKSVRINHENGFYTLYGHCSAILVTKGMQVQRGDKIALVGATGKATGNHLHYEVHIGMDPPLDPVEFINMD
- a CDS encoding prolipoprotein diacylglyceryl transferase, producing the protein MIDRIPIPNPFGWEGPSSFSILMMLAFLAASYLLPRELKRRGLVPEASDWIIFLAIFGTLIGTKVFFIFEIWDQIFVELPGFDGKYLYPLTHWNGFPGQPGLWNSLFSGGGLVFYGGFLTAILFILLYFRKNNMDYGNYFDAMIPSMAIGYAIGRLGCFVSGDGCYGFQTDSRIPLLVFEFHGAHPSGVPVWNTPIIEAFVSFLYFVYFQYYAKFQNFKKWGLFSQYLIFHGIARLLIEFMRVNKAVIPFIKPPELVNIPDASGNPAFLKGYYWHGFSQSQYISIALILVGAFAIIKFKLYEKEKSA